Within the Neorhodopirellula lusitana genome, the region GCTGGCAAAGCCACTCACCAGCACTCCCCACATAAGGATCCGGAGTAGTAGCCCGATGATGTAGAAGCACGCAGTATTGCGAAGATTGGGACAGAGCTTGGTCATACAAACAAACCATCACGATGCCCCGTCAGTGTAACGAATCTAAATTCCTCGCCCCGAAGGCTAGTGATCGAGTGTACAAAAGAAAAGCAATACCCAATGGCGTTGCGAAGTTCGGTTATACGAAGGGATGGTGGTCGATCGCATTGACTATAATGCTTATATGGCAGCAGACACGGCGACAACAGTCAGACTGACGACAGATTCCATGAACCAGTGCACACCACCCGCGTGGGATCGGGGAAGTGCCGAATACACCGCATGACACGATCACAACGGTCTTTCGTGCTAGTGGGTACCACTCGTTGCACTGGAGCAACCCGGCTCAATCAAACCAAACCAATGTCTGGTTCAAAGCGATTTCTTGTGACGTTGCGGTCTGCCCCACTGCTAACAAGCTATCCAATCGCGGAGGCCCAGACAGCGTGTTGATCAGAGTGGAATTGGCAGACGGATCAAGCCCCGACGGTTGCGCAAGTTTGGCCTGCACAATCGTTGAAAGCGGTATGGTTGCATCAACCTGTTCCGTCGTGCCAAGTCGGCATAGTACGGTCAGTGCTTGGGATTGATGCTGATACCGCATCAGATAGATTCCGTTGGTGGCATCAGCACGAACTTCAACGCGATCCGTGTGAAGAACGCCACTGGCAACAGCCTCTTTTCGCATTGCAATCAGGGCTCGATACCATTCGAGCATCGACGCGTCCCCGTTTTCAGCGGCACCGATCCTAGCCGACTCAAATGCCTGAGCGTCGATTGGCAGGACACCATCGGACCAATCGTGTTGGGGATACTCTCGCTTTCGTCCAGCAACCACAGCTTCGCGAAGTTCGTTGTCACCGAAGTCGACAAAGAACGCGAAAGGGTTTTCGCAAGCGAACTCCTCGCCCATGAAAAGCATCGGGATGGCAGGCGACAGGATCAGCGTGGCTGCCGCTGCGGCTTGAGCTTGCAGTGACGTCAGTTGGTGAAAACGTTTCCCGGTTGGATGGTTTCCAATGAAGTCATGGTTTTGAATGCAGTAGATCATTCCGGATGAATCCACCCGAGCAACTTCGGAGGTCGTTCCGTCCGCATCCTTGCTCACTTCCTCGCGGCCTCGGTCCCCGCGCACATCCCCTTGGAAGACGAACCCACGACGAAGCGTTTGTGCTAAGTCGCTGCCTGGCTCGTAAGTTCGCACCGTCAACCGCTCACCAGGCCGCACGACTGCAAATAGCGAGTGCGCAAAGTCGTCACACCACTGTGCGTCAAACCCTGTACCGCCGGCATCCAGACTCGCAGTCATGTCTTGGTCATACACGTTCGATTCGGCGATTAACCAAACGCGGCGGTTCGCATCGGACGCCCACTGGTTGACCTCTCGCCCAAACTGCTGCGTGATATGGTCTTCGGAATCATCGGCCATGCAGTGAATCGCATCCACTCGCAAGCCATCCAGATGATACGCATCGAGCCATTCGATCGCATTGTCAATCACCAACCGCCGAATCCATGTGCTGGAACTTCCTTCGTCGAAGTTCGGGGCGGCTCCCCAAGGTGTGTGGTGTTTTTCCGAAAGGTAATCGCCGAGCTGCGACCAGTAGTTCCCCTCCGGTCCAAAGTGGTTGTAGACCACATCGGCAAACACCAGAATGCCTTTGGAGTGTGCCGCGTCAACAAACCGACGCAGATCATCCGGCGAGCCATATCGATGCATGGGCGCGAACCAGTGCGTTGCGTCGTAACCCCAATTCCAGCGACCGGGGCATTCAGCGATCGGCATCAGCTCGATGGCGGTAATGCCAAGTTGTTTCAGTTCATCGAGTCGTTCAGCGGCGGATGCATAGTTGCCATCCTTCGTAAACGCACCCACATGCAGTTCGTAGATAATCAAATCATTGCGTTGTATGACGCAAGTGTTTGTATCGTGCTGCCATGGAAAATTTCGACCGACGATTTGTGAGGGACCGTGCACACCTTCGGGCTGGAATCTTGACGCGGGATCAGGCAACACGGTTGGTGAATGACCAACCGAATTGGTCGGTAAGCGACCAACTTCGTACAAATAGCGAGTGCCGACTGGGCACTCATCCGCCGTCAGCGTGTGCTGGCCGCAGTCGGATCGCTCCATTTCCAGTCGACGCGGGTGCGGGTTCGCCTCATCAGGTTGAAGGATCACCCAAGCCTGTTCGTGCGCCGGAGCGTAGAGGGAAAAGCGAGTGCGACGATGTCCCAACGGCGTGGCACCCCAGTGCGTGGGATCCGCAACATTTGGCTGCAGGCCAAACCACTTCATCCCCTCCAGCACACCACCGGTGCTAGTCGCCGAAGCGAGGTACAGTCGATCGTGCCATCCATTTTTCTGGTGCGTGGCGTGAATTTCGGCGGCCAGACTTCGCTTCGCATTCCCCACAACGACGGCGCGGTATCCGGCGACCAGTGCAGCAGTATCGTTTCCCGAATCGCCACAGAAAACCACTTCCTCTTGATGATATCCGCTTGAGCGACACCACCAATCCAGTGCGAAAGCTTTCGACACGCCCAGTGGCAACAAGTCGACTAAGCCATCGTTGTTGAACGGATCGACGCTGGCGATCACGCTGTACGGCAAACGTTCGCTGTCGAGATATTGCTGAACGCGATCTCGGCAAAACTCTAAGCGTTCCGCAGGCACGTAGTAGCTGAGCTTATGCGGTCCCTGCTTGAAGGGCTCTTGGATTCGGAAGTGCTCGAACCCGGCAATTGTGCTGCGAAGAGCTTCGACGTCCGTCTCGCCGACGATCGAATCGAGCTGATCGTCATATTCGTTCACACGTTCATATTCGGACGCCAACTTTGTCACGTCCGTTTGGCCACCAACATGAGCCTCTATTTCCGCTTTCCGCTGATAAATACTGGTCCCGACATCGCACAAAATCCAGCCTGGTTTCGGCAGACCGTGGCTAACGATCGCATCGTAAACCGATTCGAGATGACGTCCGGTCACGAAGGCCAGGGGAATCGAGGCCAATGCGATCGGTGGCGAACCGCTTTGGCCTGCGATTTGCTCACCTGCAGCATGTGCAACGTTATTTTGTGCAGCAGTATCTTGGGCAGCAATACCTTGTGACGTCGTGATTTGTGCCGCGATCGTGGCGAGTGCCGCTTCCGCGGTGCCGTCTCCATCGAGTGGAATGAATGTTCCGTCTAGGTCGGTCGCAAGGACACGAGATTGATAAGATTTGGCTTCAGGAGCAGGCATAGATACGGCATCGGCTGGAATTTGACTGTTGAACGGTTAGGTTATATCGAGTCCGAGTCGAAGTGTTGACCGGGATGATGACCGAACTTCCCAATCGTGTCAGTGCTCACGTGGTACGCTTAAGTGCAAACGTACTCATTCAGTAGCGGTCCATCGTTCGCTTTGATCATTGGAAGGACACGATCTCAAGATGCCCCACCACGCCCCCACAACCAACATCGCGTCCCAGCAAGAAAACAACTCCGACCACGATTCCGACTGCCAGGGCTTCGTTGTGGTGGTTGGTGAGGTGCTGTGGGACTGTTTTGAAAATCAAAGCACTCTGGGCGGCGCTCCTTTGAACGTGGCCTGGAATTTGGCCGGTCTGGGTCTCAAGCCGCTCTTCGTTAGTGCGGTGGGCGACGATGCGTTGGGGAAAGAGATCATTCAGCGAATGACCGATTTCGGCATGTCAATCGATGGTGTCGCAGTTTTACCAGGAGTGAAGACTGGCACGGTACAGGTCACGCTGGATAACGGTGAACCGCACTACGACATTGTTAGCGACGTGGCTTGGGACCAAATTCCCTTAGCGTCGAAACGGACGGTACTTGCGGACGATGGAACGTCACAAACGTTGTTGGATATGATTGTCGGGCGAGCCAAAGCAGCGCACGACGCGGAATTGCCTGTTGTTTTTTATCACGGCTCACTCGCTTTGCGGGATTATCGATCTCGAGCAGCGATTGCCGAACTGCGTGACGCCTTACAAGAGAAGTCGATCGGCGCGGAAGTGTTCTTCGACGTCAATTTGCGGGCTCCTCACTACGACCAAGCATCACTGGACGTGTTCCGCCGCCACGCCTCTTTCATCAAACTGAACCTGGACGAGCTTGGCGAACTGTCGTGCGACGCGCAGGAGTCGGTCGGCAAAGAAGCGAATGGCGTGCAGCAAACAGCGACTGAAAAAACGATCGCGGCTGGCAAGTCACTCAACGCGACGAGTGCCGTCTCCCTCAAAACACTTTTGGTGACATTGGGAGCCGAAGGTGCGATGGCATATCAACCCAAGGCCGCCGAATCATGTGACACCGACGACTCCCCCAATGCCGTCTGCTGTAACAGTTCGTCAAATCCCTTGCGAGTTAAATCGCCACCGCCTGAAAAGATGACCGACCCCGTCGGCGCGGGCGATGCTTTCGCTGCCGTGGTGATTCACGGGATCGCGACCAAGCGTCTGATGGCCGACGTGTTACCCGACGCGGTGGCCTTCGCCAGTAGCGTGTGCGGTCTACCCGGCGCCACTTGCATGGATAAAGACTTCTACTTCCTTAATTCGAATGACAAGAAGAACCCGGCAACGAGTTCTTCCAATCGTACTTCTTAAATATCGAGTGTTATGAGTTTACCCGATCGCCCAGCAACCTCCGGTGACGGCCTACGAATTACCTTAATGAGCCTGCACGGCTTGATCCGCGGACACGACGTGGAACTGGGCCGCGATGCCGACACCGGCGGTCAAATCAAATACGTTCTCGAACTCGCCCAAGAACTATCGCAGCGTGATGAAGTCGCTTCCGTCGAACTGGTGACTCGCCAGATTTTCGATGATCGCGTCGGCCCCGACTATGCCCAAGTCACCGAACAACTCAGTGACAAGGCGAAGATCATTCGCGTCCCATTCGGCCCCAAACGATACCTGCGGAAAGAGGCCCTGTGGCCGTACCTGGAGTCGTTCATCGATCAGATGCTCGGCCATTATCGGCGTACGGGATTGCCGGATTTAATTCACGGTCACTACGCCGACGCGGGATACGCCGGTGCCCAGCTCGCTCGTTTGCTGCACGTGCCTTATGCGTTCACCGGTCACTCGCTAGGCCGTGTCAAACGGGAGCGTATGATCGCGTCGGCAGCGAAATCGAAGAACCCGAAGACGGCCGAGGACCTGGAACGCAAGTTTAAGTTCTCCGCTCGAGAAGAAGGCGAAGAAACGGCGTTAGAAACCGCCGCGATGGTCATCACGTCCACTGCACAGGAAGTCGAACAGCAGTACTCGATCTATCACCACTATCAACCCGACCGGATGGAAGTCATCCCACCTGGCGTGGACCTGACCAACTTCTATGCCGACGATCCCAAAGAGCCTCTGCCACCGATCTACGATGGTTTGACGCCATTCCTGCGGGAACCGGACAAGCCCATCATCTTGGCGATGGCACGACCGGACGAGCGAAAGAACCTTGAGATGCTGGTGCGGGTTTACGGCGAGAACCTGAAGATGCAGGAGGCCGCAAACCTGGTACTGGTGATGGGTTCGCGTGAAGACATTCGACAACTTGCACCGTCGCAGCGAAAGGTGATCACCAACGTCCTGCACCTGATCGACTACTACGACCTGTACGGCAAGGTCGCTTACCCGAAGACGCACCGCCCCAACGATGTCCCCGATCTATACCGATTGGTGGCACGCGGCCATGGTGTGTTCGTCAACCCGGCCATGACGGAGCCGTTCGGATTGACGCTACTGGAAGCTGCGGCGAGTGGCGTGCCGATCGTTGCGACCAACGATGGTGGGCCGCGAGACATCATCGCGAATTGCCAGAACGGTTTGCTGATTGATCCGTTCGCGCCGGAGGACATTGATCACGCAATCATGCGTTGCCTGAGCGAGCCGGAACAGTGGCAAGAGTGGTCCCAAAACGGCATCACGGGCACGCGTCAACATTACAGTTGGCAAACGCACGTGGACCGCTATCTGCGAGACGTCCGTGAGATCACGCATCAGTCTGCTCCACCGGCACTCTCGATGGCCCGATCCGCCAAACGTTTGCCGGAGTTTGATCGGATCATCATGACCGATTTGGACAACACCTTGACCGGTGACGACGACGCGCTCAATGAGTTCGTTGAGCTGATGAAAACGAAGGGCCAGGATGTTGGATTCGGCATCGATACCGGCCGGTCGCTCGCCGAAGCCATGAGCCTGATCGAGGAACTCGGGTTACCCAGGCCGGACGTGCTGTCGGCCGCGGTCGGCACGGAGCTGTATTACGGAGCCGACCTGACACAGGACCGCTCGTGGCGACAACAGATCGCTCACCACTGGAACTTGACCGCCGTGCGCGAGGTACTGGACGACATGCCCGGTTTATACCTCCAAAAAGACAAGGATCAAACTGAATTCAAGATCAGTTATCGGATCGATCCGGACGTGATTCATTCGGTCAACGAAATTCGTAAACGTTTGCGTGAGGCTGGTTTACGGGTGAAGGTAATCTTGTCGCTGGGGTCGTTCCTGGACGTCATCCCGCTACGTGGGGGAAGCGAACTGTCGCTCCGCCACCTAGCATATCGCTGGGGATTCGATGCCGACCACATGTTGGTCGCGGGTGACTGCGGTAACGACGAGGGAATGCTGAAAGGTGCCACCCTTGGCGTCGTCGTCGGCAACTACAGTCCAGAGTTGGAAAAGCTTCGGCGTCTGCCCAGGATCTATTTCGCCGAAGGCTGTCACGCTCGCGGACTGCTGGAGGGGATTGAGTACTATGATTTCTTGGGCCACATCCGAATCCCCAACGATCGAGTCGAGGCCGACTCATCCAAGGAAGACACCAACGCGGAATAGCCAGGCAAACTTTTGCTTGGTCGTGAACGCCTTCGCCGACCCGCGTCCTACAACCGGTAGGATCGCGCTGATTTGAAGGCGAGGCCGCACTGTTTTGCCGTGACAACCATGAATGCCACCTTTGAACCGAGTCGCCCAAATCGCGGGCACACACTATTGATATGATCGCACTGAAACCGGAAGCCATCACCGCTGCTCATCCCAACGTCACGCTATCGCGTGAAGACGAGCAGGCGTTCGTTGCGCTACGGCGGATGCTGCCGACACTTGAAGCGTTCTGGGAAGCGGAGGATGTCGACCAGGACGAGATCGACGAGGTCATGGGCAGGCTCCAAAAGCACTGGCCGCGACTGTTCGGCTTGCTGTTAGGTCTGTACGGGACCCAGTGGGATTTCTTTTATCATCTGGAACAGATCCTGATGACGATGGTCCGCGGATGGCGAATGCGAGACGAACCGCTACGCGTCAACGACCGACATCGGATCAACAACCCCGATTGGTACCAGAGCGAAAAGCTGGTCGGTGGGGCGTTGTACGTCGACTTGTTCAGCGAGAACCTGGGGAAGCTTCGCGAGCAGATTCCGTACTTCCAAAAACTGGGACTGACCTACCTGCACCTGATGCCGCTGTTCGCCGTCCGTCCCGGCAACAACGACGGCGGCTACGCGATCAGCAATTATCGCAGCGTCGATCCGAGAGTCGGAACGATCGAGGACCTGCGTCAGCTTGCCGATGACTTGCGAGAAGCGAACATTTTGCTGGTGCTTGATTTCGTATTCAACCACACCGCGGACGATCACTATTGGGCTCAACAAGCTCAATCGGGTAACCGCGAGTATGAGGAGTTCTATTTCCTGTTTCGTGACCGCACGATGCCGGATCAATACGAAAAGACGCTACGAGAAATCTTCCCGACGGTTCGCCGCGGCAGCTTCACCTGGCATGACGGGATGCAGCGTTGGGTGTGGACGACGTTCAACAGTTTCCAGTGGGATTTGAACTACCGCAATCCGGACGTGTTCAACTCGATGCTTTCAGAAATGCTGTTCATCGCCAACACCGGCGTGGACCTGTTGAGACTCGATGCGGTCGCGTTCATCTGGAAACAGATGGGAACGATGTGCGAAAACCTGCCCGAGGCGCACAAGATCATCCAAGCCTTCAACGCCTGCTCGCGAATTGCTGCACCAGGGCTCGTGTTCAAAAGCGAAGCGATCGTACATCCGGACGAGGTTGTTCGTTACGTCAGTCGGGAGGAATGCCAGACGTCTTACAACCCGACCTTGATGGCGTTGCTTTGGGAATCCCTAGCGACAAGAGACACCAAGCTACTGCGTCGCTCGCTAGCCCGACGCCACAAGCTTCCCGAACACACGACGTGGGTCAATTACCTGCGTTGCCACGACGACATCGGTTGGACGTTCGATGATGAAGACGCCGCGGCGGTTGGCATCAGCGCGTTCCACCACCGTCAATTTCTAAACGAGTTCTACACGGGCCAGTTTGAAGGGTCGTTCGCCCGAGGTGTGCCCTTCCAACACAACCTGGAAACCGGCGACATGCGGATCAGTGGCACGCTGGCATCGCTGGCCGGACTGGAGCAAGCGATCGAGGCGGACCGCGAAGACTTGAAAGAGCTTGCAATTCGTCGCATTCTTTTGCTGAACGCGTCCATGTTGAGTGTCGGCGGAATCCCACTGATTTACCTAGGTGAAGAATGGGGAGCACTCAACGATTATGACTTTGTCAAAGACCCTGCCAAAGCCGGTGACACTCGCTGGGTCCATCGCCCCAAGATGCAATGGAAGTTCTTGGAAGAACTGGGCGACGATGGTTCAATCCGAGGACGCATTTTTCGGTCGCTGCAAAAACTGATCGAAATCCGCAAGACGACTCCAGCCTTCGCTGGCTTGGAAATGGAGCTGATGGAAACGCAAAGTCCTTCACTGGTTTCCTACGTCCGAGCGAACGCTTCGAACCGCGTCATTGTGGTGTCCAACTTCAGCGAGTTCCCACAAACGGTCGATTCAAATCGTTTGCGAACCGCTGGTATGGGCCGCTTCTTCGAAGATCTCTACACCGGCGAAACGATCACGACAGCGAAAGACGTCCATTTGGAACCCTATCAGTTCCTGTGGCTGCACCGGGTTTAGAAGGGCACGCTGGGTTCCCATTGAACTGCCCTCAGGGCAACACAACAAACGCGACATCCCGCGTTCTGGGCATAGAACGGTAGCAACCG harbors:
- a CDS encoding HAD-IIB family hydrolase, which encodes MPAPEAKSYQSRVLATDLDGTFIPLDGDGTAEAALATIAAQITTSQGIAAQDTAAQNNVAHAAGEQIAGQSGSPPIALASIPLAFVTGRHLESVYDAIVSHGLPKPGWILCDVGTSIYQRKAEIEAHVGGQTDVTKLASEYERVNEYDDQLDSIVGETDVEALRSTIAGFEHFRIQEPFKQGPHKLSYYVPAERLEFCRDRVQQYLDSERLPYSVIASVDPFNNDGLVDLLPLGVSKAFALDWWCRSSGYHQEEVVFCGDSGNDTAALVAGYRAVVVGNAKRSLAAEIHATHQKNGWHDRLYLASATSTGGVLEGMKWFGLQPNVADPTHWGATPLGHRRTRFSLYAPAHEQAWVILQPDEANPHPRRLEMERSDCGQHTLTADECPVGTRYLYEVGRLPTNSVGHSPTVLPDPASRFQPEGVHGPSQIVGRNFPWQHDTNTCVIQRNDLIIYELHVGAFTKDGNYASAAERLDELKQLGITAIELMPIAECPGRWNWGYDATHWFAPMHRYGSPDDLRRFVDAAHSKGILVFADVVYNHFGPEGNYWSQLGDYLSEKHHTPWGAAPNFDEGSSSTWIRRLVIDNAIEWLDAYHLDGLRVDAIHCMADDSEDHITQQFGREVNQWASDANRRVWLIAESNVYDQDMTASLDAGGTGFDAQWCDDFAHSLFAVVRPGERLTVRTYEPGSDLAQTLRRGFVFQGDVRGDRGREEVSKDADGTTSEVARVDSSGMIYCIQNHDFIGNHPTGKRFHQLTSLQAQAAAAATLILSPAIPMLFMGEEFACENPFAFFVDFGDNELREAVVAGRKREYPQHDWSDGVLPIDAQAFESARIGAAENGDASMLEWYRALIAMRKEAVASGVLHTDRVEVRADATNGIYLMRYQHQSQALTVLCRLGTTEQVDATIPLSTIVQAKLAQPSGLDPSANSTLINTLSGPPRLDSLLAVGQTATSQEIALNQTLVWFD
- a CDS encoding PfkB family carbohydrate kinase, with translation MPHHAPTTNIASQQENNSDHDSDCQGFVVVVGEVLWDCFENQSTLGGAPLNVAWNLAGLGLKPLFVSAVGDDALGKEIIQRMTDFGMSIDGVAVLPGVKTGTVQVTLDNGEPHYDIVSDVAWDQIPLASKRTVLADDGTSQTLLDMIVGRAKAAHDAELPVVFYHGSLALRDYRSRAAIAELRDALQEKSIGAEVFFDVNLRAPHYDQASLDVFRRHASFIKLNLDELGELSCDAQESVGKEANGVQQTATEKTIAAGKSLNATSAVSLKTLLVTLGAEGAMAYQPKAAESCDTDDSPNAVCCNSSSNPLRVKSPPPEKMTDPVGAGDAFAAVVIHGIATKRLMADVLPDAVAFASSVCGLPGATCMDKDFYFLNSNDKKNPATSSSNRTS
- a CDS encoding HAD-IIB family hydrolase; translation: MSLPDRPATSGDGLRITLMSLHGLIRGHDVELGRDADTGGQIKYVLELAQELSQRDEVASVELVTRQIFDDRVGPDYAQVTEQLSDKAKIIRVPFGPKRYLRKEALWPYLESFIDQMLGHYRRTGLPDLIHGHYADAGYAGAQLARLLHVPYAFTGHSLGRVKRERMIASAAKSKNPKTAEDLERKFKFSAREEGEETALETAAMVITSTAQEVEQQYSIYHHYQPDRMEVIPPGVDLTNFYADDPKEPLPPIYDGLTPFLREPDKPIILAMARPDERKNLEMLVRVYGENLKMQEAANLVLVMGSREDIRQLAPSQRKVITNVLHLIDYYDLYGKVAYPKTHRPNDVPDLYRLVARGHGVFVNPAMTEPFGLTLLEAAASGVPIVATNDGGPRDIIANCQNGLLIDPFAPEDIDHAIMRCLSEPEQWQEWSQNGITGTRQHYSWQTHVDRYLRDVREITHQSAPPALSMARSAKRLPEFDRIIMTDLDNTLTGDDDALNEFVELMKTKGQDVGFGIDTGRSLAEAMSLIEELGLPRPDVLSAAVGTELYYGADLTQDRSWRQQIAHHWNLTAVREVLDDMPGLYLQKDKDQTEFKISYRIDPDVIHSVNEIRKRLREAGLRVKVILSLGSFLDVIPLRGGSELSLRHLAYRWGFDADHMLVAGDCGNDEGMLKGATLGVVVGNYSPELEKLRRLPRIYFAEGCHARGLLEGIEYYDFLGHIRIPNDRVEADSSKEDTNAE
- a CDS encoding alpha-amylase family glycosyl hydrolase; its protein translation is MIALKPEAITAAHPNVTLSREDEQAFVALRRMLPTLEAFWEAEDVDQDEIDEVMGRLQKHWPRLFGLLLGLYGTQWDFFYHLEQILMTMVRGWRMRDEPLRVNDRHRINNPDWYQSEKLVGGALYVDLFSENLGKLREQIPYFQKLGLTYLHLMPLFAVRPGNNDGGYAISNYRSVDPRVGTIEDLRQLADDLREANILLVLDFVFNHTADDHYWAQQAQSGNREYEEFYFLFRDRTMPDQYEKTLREIFPTVRRGSFTWHDGMQRWVWTTFNSFQWDLNYRNPDVFNSMLSEMLFIANTGVDLLRLDAVAFIWKQMGTMCENLPEAHKIIQAFNACSRIAAPGLVFKSEAIVHPDEVVRYVSREECQTSYNPTLMALLWESLATRDTKLLRRSLARRHKLPEHTTWVNYLRCHDDIGWTFDDEDAAAVGISAFHHRQFLNEFYTGQFEGSFARGVPFQHNLETGDMRISGTLASLAGLEQAIEADREDLKELAIRRILLLNASMLSVGGIPLIYLGEEWGALNDYDFVKDPAKAGDTRWVHRPKMQWKFLEELGDDGSIRGRIFRSLQKLIEIRKTTPAFAGLEMELMETQSPSLVSYVRANASNRVIVVSNFSEFPQTVDSNRLRTAGMGRFFEDLYTGETITTAKDVHLEPYQFLWLHRV